The nucleotide window GGTTTACCGATCGCTTTCAGGCGATGGAGGTCGAGGCGGCACGGCGGGGGAGCCCGCTTGAATCATTCTCCTTAGAGGAAATGGATTCCCTTTGGGAGGAGGCAAAAAGGAGTGAGGAAGATGGGGTATAAAATACGAGGGGTGAGCGGTCCGATCCCCCCTTCCCCTTTCTGTCTCTTTTCCGCTTATTGTTTTTTCTGGTCTTAAAGATGCCTCTTTTTTCATATCGGATTGCCAAAGGGGATGGAACCGTTCTCGCCCGGCAGGAAGAGGCGGAGAATGAAGCGCTTCTTCGAAATCGCCTTGAAGGGGAAGGATATCTTGTTCTCTCGATCCACCGGGGATTCGGTCTCGCCCTTCCGACCTTCCCGAGAAAGCTCTCCCCGCGTGACTTTCTCGTCTTTAACCAGGAGCTGATGGTCCTCCTCAAAGCCGGTCTCCCCATCATGAAGGTGCTCGATATCCTCATCGAGCGGGGGAGTCAGCCCGGGTTCGTCGAAGCGTTAAAGGGGGTCCAGCGCGACATCCGAGGCGGCAGCTCGATGGCCGACGCGATGTCGAAGCACCCGGCCTATTTCTCGGAGCTCTATGTGTCGTCGCTGCGGGCCGGAGAGAAGAGCGGAAATTTGGTGGAGGTGATCGGCCGATTCATGGATTATCAGAAAAAGATCCTGGAGGTCCGAAAAAAAGTGGTCTCGGCGCTCGCCTATCCCTCCTTTCTGCTTGTGATCGGATTCGGCGTTCTTGGGTTTTTGTTGATTTATGTGATGCCCTCTTTCTCGGAAATTTATGAAGGCTCAAAAACGGAGCTTCCCTTATTCACCCGCTTTTTGCTCACCTTCGTTCAATTCATTAAGGGGAATGGTCTGTTTCTGCTGATCGGCCTTCTCGCCGCCGGATTTCTGTTGTGGAGAGTGGTTCGAAGTCGCTGGGGGAGAACCCAGGCCGACCGTCTCGCGTTATATGTCCCATTCGTCAGTCCG belongs to Candidatus Manganitrophaceae bacterium and includes:
- a CDS encoding type II secretion system F family protein, with the protein product MPLFSYRIAKGDGTVLARQEEAENEALLRNRLEGEGYLVLSIHRGFGLALPTFPRKLSPRDFLVFNQELMVLLKAGLPIMKVLDILIERGSQPGFVEALKGVQRDIRGGSSMADAMSKHPAYFSELYVSSLRAGEKSGNLVEVIGRFMDYQKKILEVRKKVVSALAYPSFLLVIGFGVLGFLLIYVMPSFSEIYEGSKTELPLFTRFLLTFVQFIKGNGLFLLIGLLAAGFLLWRVVRSRWGRTQADRLALYVPFVSPILRRHHLIRITRTLSTILKSGIPLVEALEMVGAAMTNWVVRLQINRAREAVKGGIAISAALSEIGLFPKISTEMIAVGESTGSLEEMLSEVANFHEEELDLYLARVTTWVEPVLLLTIGSLVAMILIAMYLPIFHLAGTIR